The Pyrus communis chromosome 9, drPyrComm1.1, whole genome shotgun sequence genome has a segment encoding these proteins:
- the LOC137744341 gene encoding ankyrin repeat-containing protein ITN1-like: MRIRLGPGHDSGGERDLEKGLVQPSTPGALSEPPSSPHPSRPALVFSNSSKALLASNSGKALLVSNSSKSLVVSNSGKRIDQLGRKKYVKQVTGRHNDTELHLAARRGDLAAVQQFLGEIDAQMVGSEFDEEVEEMRSAIVNEVNELGETALFIAAEQGHLAIVEELLPYMTEEGILLKNQIGFDALHIAANKGHQAIVQVLLDHDPGLSKTVGQANATPLVSAATRGHTAVVKELLSKDSSLLEVAKSNGKNALHLAARQGHVEIVKTLLGKDPQLARRIDKKGQTALHMAVKGHSSEVVRLIVDADPAIVMLPDKFGNSALHVATRKKRVDIVNVLLLVRDTNVNALTRDQKTPLDIAEGLPYSEEITTIKETLTQYGAFRANELNQPRDELRNTVTEIQKNVHNQLEQARKTNQSVTGIAKELRKLQREGINNATNSVTVVASLFATVAFAAIFTLPGGDFDTGAAVVSIRVSFKIFILSNAVSLFSSLAVVLVQITLVRGETKTERRVVEVINKLMWLASVCTTVAFISSSYIVVGRHNVWAAILVTFIGGLTIGGVIGTMTYYVVKTKRLRRLRKREKMSRRNGTNYSMRHSESDSEVNRIYAL; this comes from the exons ATGAGAATCCGTTTGGGACCGGGGCATGATTCAG GAGGTGAAAGGGACTTGGAGAAGGGGCTGGTGCAGCCCTCAACCCCAGGAGCTCTGTCGGAGCCGCCGTCTTCACCACACCCGTCGAGGCCGGCCCTGGTTTTCTCGAATTCCAGCAAGGCCCTGCTGGCTTCTAATTCCGGCAAGGCATTGCTGGTTTCGAATTCCAGCAAGTCTCTGGTTGTGTCGAATTCCGGGAAGCGCATTGATCAGTTGGGGAGGAAGAAGTATGTGAAGCAGGTGACCGGCCGCCACAATGACACAGAGCTCCACCTGGCTGCACGCCGAGGGGACTTGGCAGCGGTGCAGCAGTTTCTGGGGGAGATTGATGCCCAGATGGTGGGATCCGAGTTTGATGAAGAGGTGGAGGAGATGAGGTCTGCTATTGTGAATGAGGTGAATGAGTTGGGAGAGACGGCACTTTTCATAGCAGCGGAGCAGGGCCATCTTGCTATAGTGGAGGAGCTTCTGCCTTACATGACGGAGGAGGGTATTTTGTTGAAGAATCAAATTGGGTTTGATGCATTGCATATTGCTGCAAATAAAGGGCACCAAG CCATTGTCCAGGTGCTCTTAGACCATGACCCGGGGCTTAGCAAAACAGTTGGCCAGGCAAATGCTACCCCTCTTGTGTCTGCTGCTACAAGAGGGCATACAGCCGTCGTTAAAGAATTACTATCCAAAGATTCTAGTTTGCTGGAAGTAGCGaaatccaatgggaaaaatgcATTACATCTTGCTGCGCGACAGGGGCATGTAGAAATTGTGAAAACTTTGCTTGGCAAGGATCCACAACTAGCAAGAAGAATTGATAAGAAAGGACAAACTGCTCTGCATATGGCCGTAAAAGGTCATAGCAGTGAAGTTGTGAGGTTGATTGTCGATGCGGATCCAGCTATTGTCATGCTTCCAGACAAGTTCGGCAATTCAGCATTGCATGTGGCCACCAGGAAAAAGCGAGTAGAT ATAGTCAATGTGCTGTTGCTCGTTCGTGATACAAATGTGAATGCACTAACAAGAGACCAGAAAACACCTCTTGATATAGCCGAAGGACTTCCATACTCTGAAGAGATCACAACAATTAAGGAAACCTTGACTCAATATGGTGCTTTCCGAGCAAATGAACTTAACCAGCCACGGGATGAGCTTAGAAACACCGTGACAGAGATACAAAAAAATGTCCATAATCAGCTTGAACAAGCCCGCAAAACAAACCAGAGTGTCACTGGAATTGCCAAGGAGCTCCGCAAGCTACAGAGGGAAGGAATCAATAATGCCACTAACTCGGTCACAGTGGTTGCTTCACTCTTTGCAACAGTAGCTTTTGCAGCTATATTTACACTTCCTGGCGGTGACTTTGACACCGGGGCAGCTGTTGTGTCAATCCGAgtatcatttaaaatttttatcctTTCCAATGCCGTTTCACTCTTCTCATCATTGGCTGTTGTTTTGGTACAAATCACCCTCGTCAGGGGGGAGACAAAGACGGAGAGGAGGGTTGTGGAAGTGATCAATAAGTTGATGTGGCTAGCCTCCGTCTGCACTACAGTAGCATTTATTTCTTCATCGTATATAGTGGTTGGGCGGCATAATGTGTGGGCTGCAATCCTTGTCACATTTATAGGGGGACTTACAATTGGGGGAGTTATTGGTACCATGACATATTATGTGGTGAAGACCAAAAGGCTTCGCAGActgaggaagagagagaagatgtCGAGGAGGAATGGAACTAACTATTCCATGCGTCACTCGGAGTCTGATTCAGAAGTGAACCGTATTTATGCCCTGTGA
- the LOC137745548 gene encoding probable pectate lyase 4 — translation MGNSHGHHRKRRNGPGPSETANSGFKYGSLDQAAQIPSSSSTSAKKTSSSMVVALPYAHVDSSLRALSAQAEGFGRLAIGGLHGAVYHVTTLADDGPGSLREGCRQKEPLWIVFEISGTIHLQSYLNVSSYKTIDGRGQRIKLTGKGLRLKECEHVIVCNLEFEGGRGPDVDGIQIKPNSKHIWIDRCSLRDYEDGLIDITRGSTDITISRCHFSQHDKTMLIGADPSHIDDRCIRVTIHHCFFDGTRQRHPRVRFAKVHLYNNYTRNWGIYAVCASVESQIFSECNIYEAGQKKVAFKYLTEKAADKETAMTGHIKSEGDLFVTGTQAGLSPDGGEHCVFHPTQHYQTWTKGPPMDDLKHVLQHCTGWQCVPRPADQGLAK, via the exons ATGGGCAACTCCCACGGCCACCACCGTAAACGCCGTAACGGCCCCGGGCCCAGTGAAACGGCCAATTCGGGCTTTAAATATGGTTCGCTGGATCAAGCAGCTCAAATCCCTAGCTCTAGCTCAACGTCAGCTAAGAAGACCAGCAGCAGCATGGTGGTTGCCTTGCCGTACGCTCACGTCGACTCGAGCTTGCGCGCCCTCTCCGCCCAGGCCGAGGGCTTCGGCCGGCTGGCAATCGGCGGCCTCCACGGCGCCGTTTACCACGTCACCACTCTAGCAG ATGATGGTCCGGGTTCACTTAGGGAAGGATGTCGTCAGAAAGAACCGCTTTGGATTGTCTTCGAAATTTCAGGCACTATCCATCTCCAATCTTACTTGAACGTGTCATCGTATAAGACCATAGATGGGCGCGGTCAGAGGATTAAACTTACAGGGAAAGGGTTGAGGTTGAAGGAATGTGAACATGTCATTGTATGCAATTTAGAGTTTGAAGGTGGTAGAGGGCCAGATGTTGATGgcattcaaataaaacccaattcTAAACACATATGGATAGATCGCTGCAGCCTTCGTGATTATGAAGACGGACTTATCGATATAACCAGAGGAAGCACTGATATTACAATTTCCAG GTGTCATTTTTCACAGCATGATAAGACAATGCTGATTGGCGCAGATCCCTCTCATATTGATGACAGATGCATCCGGGTTACCATTCACCACTGTTTCTTTGATGGAACCAGACAGAGGCATCCTCGTGTTAGATTTGCGAAAGTACATCTATATAACAACTACACCCGAAACTGGGGCATATATGCTGTTTGTGCTAGTGTAGAATCGCAG ATATTCTCGGAATGCAATATATATGAAGCAGGACAGAAAAAAGTGGCATTTAAGTACCTTACGGAGAAG GCAGCGGACAAGGAGACGGCAATGACTGGCCACATTAAGTCCGAAGGCGACTTATTTGTAACGGGAACTCAAGCAGGATTATCCCCCGATGGTGGTGAACATTGCGTGTTTCATCCTACCCAGCACTATCAGACATGGACAAAAGGACCGCCCATGGACGATCTTAAGCATGTTCTCCAACATTGCACAGGATGGCAGTGTGTTCCGCGGCCAGCTGATCAAGGATTAGCGAAGTAG
- the LOC137745675 gene encoding ankyrin repeat-containing protein At5g02620-like, whose amino-acid sequence MAAPVRQQSFVGKKMTKQLTGKREDGPLHLAAREGDLGLVVEILSNCGEAELNELLSKQNHMGETALYLAADCGYVDLVKEMMKYYDVGSAGIKARNGCDAFHIASKQGHLEVLKVLMEAIPELSMTVDRTNTTALHIAAAQGHTEVVSFLLETGCSLVAIARSNGKTALHSAARKGHLEVIQALLSKDTGIALRRDNKGQTALHMAVKGQNVELVGELAKADPSLINVVDNKGNTALHVATGKGHAQIVRTLLSHKGVAKTIINRSGESVFDTAEKSGHTKIATILAEHGIQSAKSMKPPTMNPNRELKQTVSEIKHEVHDQLKQTRQTRKQVHGMVKQLSKMHLDGLNNAINSTTVVAVLIATVAFAAIFTVPGQYPDPKKPLPGGFSPGEANIGPKPEFVVFFIFDSFALFISLAVVVVQTSIVVVEREAKEKMMSVINKLMWMACVMISVSFLALSYIIVGKEEKWLAIGVTAIGTVIMGMTFGTMCYWMVVQHVEASKRRRSLRRSSMSTHSHSLSCSHSHSPSFSVISDSELLNTEYKSKKVYAI is encoded by the exons ATGGCAGCTCCAGTGAGGCAGCAAAGCTTTGTTGGGAAGAAGATGACTAAGCAGTTGACGGGAAAGCGCGAAGACGGGCCCTTGCATTTGGCAGCAAGAGAAGGAGATTTGGGATTGGTTGTAGAAATCTTGTCTAACTGTGGGGAGGCAGAGCTGAATGAACTTTTGTCGAAACAGAATCACATGGGGGAAACCGCCTTGTATCTGGCGGCTGATTGTGGATATGTTGATTTGGTTAAGGAAATGATGAAGTACTATGATGTTGGTTCAGCTGGTATCAAAGCTCGAAATGGCTGTGATGCATTTCACATTGCTTCCAAGCAAGGGCACTTGG AGGTACTGAAGGTCCTCATGGAGGCGATTCCAGAACTTTCAATGACCGTTGATCGCACAAACACCACAGCATTGCACATCGCTGCAGCACAGGGACACACAGAAGTAGTAAGTTTTCTTTTGGAGACTGGTTGCAGTTTGGTGGCCATTGCAAGAAGCAATGGGAAAACTGCCTTGCATTCTGCAGCAAGGAAAGGGCATTTGGAGGTGATCCAGGCCCTCTTGAGCAAAGATACCGGAATTGCATTAAGAAGAGATAATAAGGGCCAGACAGCTCTCCATATGGCAGTTAAGGGACAGAATGTCGAATTGGTGGGTGAGCTAGCGAAGGCAGATCCTTCGTTGATAAACGTGGTAGATAACAAGGGAAACACTGCCTTGCACGTGGCAACAGGGAAGGGTCACGCTCAg ATTGTTCGAACGCTGTTAAGTCATAAGGGAGTGGCGAAAACCATCATTAACAGATCTGGAGAATCTGTTTTTGACACTGCTGAGAAATCTGGGCACACAAAGATTGCTACCATTCTGGCAGAGCATGGGATTCAAAGTGCCAAATCCATGAAGCCGCCAACTATGAACCCAAATCGAGAACTCAAACAAACTGTAAGCGAAATAAAACATGAGGTGCATGATCAGCTTAAGCAAACGAGACAAACACGAAAGCAAGTGCATGGAATGGTAAAGCAGCTCAGTAAAATGCATTTGGATGGGCTTAACAATGCAATAAACTCCACCACAGTTGTGGCTGTACTCATTGCCACTGTCGCCTTTGCTGCAATCTTCACTGTCCCGGGCCAATACCCTGACCCCAAGAAACCTCTTCCTGGTGGATTCTCTCCTGGAGAAGCAAACATTGGCCCCAAACCTGAGTTCGTAGTCTTCTTCATCTTTGACTCTTTTGCTCTCTTCATATCGTTGGCTGTTGTGGTGGTTCAAACTTCTATTGTTGTCGTAGAGAGGGAGGCAAAAGAGAAGATGATGTCAGTCATAAACAAGCTCATGTGGATGGCTTGTGTGATGATTTCGGTTTCATTTCTTGCACTGTCATATATAATTGttggaaaagaagagaaatggcTGGCTATTGGAGTGACAGCTATAGGGACAGTGATCATGGGAATGACATTTGGAACAATGTGTTATTGGATGGTTGTGCAGCACGTTGAAGCTTCTAAACGTCGTCGCAGCCTTCGGAGATCATCGATGAGCACACACTCACACTCACTCTCGTGCTCGCACTCTCACTCACCCTCTTTCTCGGTGATTTCGGATTCAGAGCTTTTGAACACTGAGTATAAGAGTAAGAAAGTTTATGCAATTTGA